A window of Streptomyces armeniacus contains these coding sequences:
- a CDS encoding VOC family protein — MNITLSSVVIDAAEPEPESAFWHRLLGGSLTRTPTNHFIQAPGVPVLVIQSAPEQTAPVWPDGNSQQMHLDFAVDDLAAADRLAVESGAGRLRPTDDVRPEPEEGSRIYTSPAGHPFCLRPAG, encoded by the coding sequence GTGAACATCACCTTGAGTTCCGTGGTCATCGACGCCGCCGAACCGGAGCCGGAAAGCGCCTTCTGGCACCGGCTGCTCGGCGGCTCGCTCACCCGGACGCCGACGAATCACTTCATCCAGGCCCCCGGCGTTCCGGTGCTCGTGATCCAGTCGGCCCCCGAGCAGACCGCGCCGGTCTGGCCGGACGGCAACTCCCAGCAGATGCACCTCGACTTCGCCGTCGACGACCTCGCGGCCGCCGACCGGCTGGCGGTCGAATCCGGCGCGGGCAGGCTGCGGCCCACCGACGACGTCCGGCCGGAACCGGAGGAAGGCAGCCGGATCTACACCAGCCCGGCCGGACACCCCTTCTGCCTGCGGCCGGCCGGCTGA